A single genomic interval of Hemibagrus wyckioides isolate EC202008001 linkage group LG13, SWU_Hwy_1.0, whole genome shotgun sequence harbors:
- the kif5bb gene encoding kinesin-1 heavy chain isoform X1, which yields MADPAECTIKVMCRFRPLNNSEVERGDKYIPKFQAEDNVVIGGKPYMFDRVFPSNTTQEQVYNACAQKIVKDVLEGYNGTIFAYGQTSSGKTHTMEGNLHDPDGMGIIPRIVQDIFNYIYSMDENLEFHIKVSYFEIYLDKIRDLLDVSKTNLSVHEDKNRVPYVKGCTERFVCSPEEVMDTIDEGKSNRHVAVTNMNEHSSRSHSIFLINVKQENTQTEQKLSGKLYLVDLAGSEKVSKTGAEGAVLDEAKNINKSLSSLGNVISALAEGSTYVPYRDSKMTRILQDSLGGNCRTTIVICCSPSSFNEAETKSTLMFGQRAKTIKNTVTVNVELTAEQWKKKYEKEKEKNKTLRNTITWLENELNRWRNGETVPIDEQYDKEKANAEVLALDNTINNDKIASTPNIPGVRLTDTEREKCEAELAKLYKQLDDKDDEINQQSQLAEKLKQQMLDQEELLASSRRDHDNLQAELMRLQMENDASKEEVKEVLQALEELAVNYDQKSQEVEDKTKEFETLSEELNQKSSVLATLDSELQKLKEMTNHQKKRVTEMMSSLLKDLAEIGIAVGSNDIKQHEGSGMIDEEFTVARLYISKMKSEVKTLVKRSKQLEAAQADSNKKMDENEKELAACQLRISQHEAKIKSLTEYLQNVEQKKRQLEENVDSLNEELVKISAQEKVHAMEKENEIQTANEVKAAVEQQIQNHREAHQKQLSSLRDELETKEKLITELQDMNQKIMLEQERLRVEHEKLKSMDQDKSRKLHELTVMQDRREQARQDLKGLEETVAKELQTLHNLRKLFVQDLATRVKKSAEMDSDDTGGSAAQKQKISFLENNLEQLTKVHKQLVRDNADLRCELPKLEKRLRATAERVKALESALKEAKENAARDRKRYQQEVDRIKEAVRAKNMARRGHSAQIAKPIRPGQPPVASPTHPNINRPAVGLFSNQTVAIRGGGGAKQ from the exons ggaAAGCCGTACATGTTTGACCGTGTTTTCCCGTCCAACACTACCCAGGAGCAGGTGTACAACGCCTGCGCTCAGAAGATTGTTAAAG ATGTGCTCGAGGGTTATAATGGTACAATATTTGCCTATGGACAGACCTCATCTGGAAAAACACATACTATGGAG ggtAATCTGCATGACCCAGATGGAATGGGAATCATTCCACGTATTGTACAGGACATATTTAACTACATTTACTCCATGGATGAAAACCTGGAATTCCATATCAAG GTCTCCTATTTTGAAATCTACCTGGACAAAATCAGAGACTTGCTGGATG TGTCCAAGACTAACCTATCTGTGCATGAAGATAAGAACAGGGTCCCGTATGTCAAG ggtTGCACTGAGCGCTTTGTTTGCAGCCCAGAGGAGGTGATGGACACCATTGATGAGGGCAAATCCAATAGACATGTGGCTGTAACAA ACATGAATGAGCACAGCTCTAGGAGTCACAGTATCTTCCTGATTAATGTGAAACAGgagaacacacagacagaacaaaAACTGAGTGGGAAGCTGTATCTGGTCGATCTGGCTGGCAGTGAGAAG gtcagtaaaACTGGTGCTGAAGGAGCTGTGTTGGATGAAGCCAAAAACATTAACAAGTCCCTCTCTTCACTGGGAAATGTCATTTCTGCACTGGCTGAAGGATCG ACGTATGTTCCGTATCGAGACAGTAAGATGACTAGGATTCTTCAGGACTCTCTGGGAGGCAACTGCAGGACTACCATCGTCATCTGCTGCTCTCCCTCCTCTTTTAATGAGGCTGAGACCAAATCTACTCTGATGTTTGGACAGAG GGCAAAGACCATTAAGAACACAGTAACTGTGAATGTGGAGTTGACAGCAGAGCAGTGGAAGAAAAAAtatgagaaggagaaagagaagaacaaGACTCTCCGCAACACCATTACCTGGCTGGAAAATGAACTCAACCGCTGGAGGAATG GCGAGACTGTGCCGATTGATGAGCAATATGACAAAGAGAAGGCCAACGCTGAGGTATTGGCTTTGGATAACACCATAAATAACGACAAGATAGCTTCCACTCCCAACATCCCTGGAGTGCGTCtgacagacactgagagagaaaagTGTGAGGCTGAGCTGGCCAAACTCTACAAGCAGCTTGATGATAAG GATGATGAGATAAATCAGCAGTCTCAGCTGGCTGAGAAGCTCAAGCAGCAGATGTTGGATCAGGAGGAG CTTCTGGCTTCTTCAAGGAGAGATCATGATAATCTGCAGGCAGAGCTAATGCGTCTGCAGATGGAGAACGATGCATCTAAGGAAGAGGTGAAGGAGGTGCTGCAGGCACTAGAGGAACTTGCTGTCAACTATGACCAGAAGAGCCAGGAGGTGGAGGATAAGACCAAGGAGTTTGAGACCCTCAGTGAGGAACTCAACCAGAAATCG AGTGTTTTAGCCACTTTAGACTCTGAGCTGCAGAAGCTAAAGGAGATGACCAACCACCAGAAGAAGAGGGTGACTgagatgatgtcatcactgctTAAAGACCTGGCAGAGATCGGCATTGCTGTGGGCAGCAATGACATCAAG cAGCATGAGGGCAGTGGGATGATTGATGAGGAGTTTACTGTGGCCAGGCTTTACATCAGTAAGATGAAGTCAGAGGTCAAGACCCTGGTGAAGCGCAGCAAGCAGCTGGAAGCAGCTCAGGCCGATAGCAACAAGAAGATGGACGAGAACGAGAAGGAACTAGCTGCATGCCAGCTCCGCATCTCTCAG catGAGGCTAAAATTAAATCTCTAACCGAGTACCTCCAGAATGTGGAACAGAAAAAGAGGCAGCTGGAGGAAAATGTCGACTCGCTCAATGAGGAACTTGTCAAAATCAGTGCACAGG AGAAAGTTCACGCTatggagaaagagaatgagattCAAACAGCCAACGAGGTCAAG gCTGCGGTGGAGCAGCAGATCCAGAACCACAGGGAGGCTCATCAGAAACAGCTCAGCAGCCTGAGAGATGAACTCGAGACTAAAGAGAAACTCATTACTGAGCTACAGGA TATGAACCAGAagatcatgctggaacaggagcGTCTCCGGGTGGAACATGAGAAGCTCAAATCTATGGATCAGGATAAGAGCCGCAAGCTGCATGAGCTAAC GGTTATGCAGGACAGAAGGGAACAGGCCAGACAAGACCTCAAGGGCCTGGAGGAGACAGTT GCTAAAGAGCTGCAGACTCTCCATAACCTGcggaaattatttgtacaggACCTGGCAACCCGGGTCAAGAAG AGTGCTGAAATGGACTCGGATGACACTGGGGGCAGTGCAGCTCAAAAACAGAAGATCTCCTTCCTGGAGAACAATCTAGAACAGCTTACTAAAGTCCATAagcag CTGGTGCGTGATAATGCAGATCTTCGCTGTGAGCTGCCTAAGCTGGAGAAACGTCTGCGTGCGACTGCTGAGCGTGTGAAGGCTCTGGAGTCCGCACTGAAGGAGGCCAAAGAGAACGCAGCACGCGACCGCAAGCGCTATCAGCAGGAGGTGGACCGCATTAAAGAGGCTGTCAGAGCCAAGAACATGGCTCGCAGAGGACACTCGGCACAGATCG CCAAACCCATCAGACCAGGCCAGCCACCTGTGGCTTCTCCCACTCACCCCAACATCAACCGCCCTGCGGTGGGGCTCTTCAGTAACCAGACAGTGGCCATCCGGGGAGGAGGCGGAGCCAAACAGTAA
- the kif5bb gene encoding kinesin-1 heavy chain isoform X2, with translation MADPAECTIKVMCRFRPLNNSEVERGDKYIPKFQAEDNVVIGGKPYMFDRVFPSNTTQEQVYNACAQKIVKDVLEGYNGTIFAYGQTSSGKTHTMEGNLHDPDGMGIIPRIVQDIFNYIYSMDENLEFHIKVSYFEIYLDKIRDLLDVSKTNLSVHEDKNRVPYVKGCTERFVCSPEEVMDTIDEGKSNRHVAVTNMNEHSSRSHSIFLINVKQENTQTEQKLSGKLYLVDLAGSEKVSKTGAEGAVLDEAKNINKSLSSLGNVISALAEGSTYVPYRDSKMTRILQDSLGGNCRTTIVICCSPSSFNEAETKSTLMFGQRAKTIKNTVTVNVELTAEQWKKKYEKEKEKNKTLRNTITWLENELNRWRNGETVPIDEQYDKEKANAEVLALDNTINNDKIASTPNIPGVRLTDTEREKCEAELAKLYKQLDDKDDEINQQSQLAEKLKQQMLDQEELLASSRRDHDNLQAELMRLQMENDASKEEVKEVLQALEELAVNYDQKSQEVEDKTKEFETLSEELNQKSSVLATLDSELQKLKEMTNHQKKRVTEMMSSLLKDLAEIGIAVGSNDIKHEGSGMIDEEFTVARLYISKMKSEVKTLVKRSKQLEAAQADSNKKMDENEKELAACQLRISQHEAKIKSLTEYLQNVEQKKRQLEENVDSLNEELVKISAQEKVHAMEKENEIQTANEVKAAVEQQIQNHREAHQKQLSSLRDELETKEKLITELQDMNQKIMLEQERLRVEHEKLKSMDQDKSRKLHELTVMQDRREQARQDLKGLEETVAKELQTLHNLRKLFVQDLATRVKKSAEMDSDDTGGSAAQKQKISFLENNLEQLTKVHKQLVRDNADLRCELPKLEKRLRATAERVKALESALKEAKENAARDRKRYQQEVDRIKEAVRAKNMARRGHSAQIAKPIRPGQPPVASPTHPNINRPAVGLFSNQTVAIRGGGGAKQ, from the exons ggaAAGCCGTACATGTTTGACCGTGTTTTCCCGTCCAACACTACCCAGGAGCAGGTGTACAACGCCTGCGCTCAGAAGATTGTTAAAG ATGTGCTCGAGGGTTATAATGGTACAATATTTGCCTATGGACAGACCTCATCTGGAAAAACACATACTATGGAG ggtAATCTGCATGACCCAGATGGAATGGGAATCATTCCACGTATTGTACAGGACATATTTAACTACATTTACTCCATGGATGAAAACCTGGAATTCCATATCAAG GTCTCCTATTTTGAAATCTACCTGGACAAAATCAGAGACTTGCTGGATG TGTCCAAGACTAACCTATCTGTGCATGAAGATAAGAACAGGGTCCCGTATGTCAAG ggtTGCACTGAGCGCTTTGTTTGCAGCCCAGAGGAGGTGATGGACACCATTGATGAGGGCAAATCCAATAGACATGTGGCTGTAACAA ACATGAATGAGCACAGCTCTAGGAGTCACAGTATCTTCCTGATTAATGTGAAACAGgagaacacacagacagaacaaaAACTGAGTGGGAAGCTGTATCTGGTCGATCTGGCTGGCAGTGAGAAG gtcagtaaaACTGGTGCTGAAGGAGCTGTGTTGGATGAAGCCAAAAACATTAACAAGTCCCTCTCTTCACTGGGAAATGTCATTTCTGCACTGGCTGAAGGATCG ACGTATGTTCCGTATCGAGACAGTAAGATGACTAGGATTCTTCAGGACTCTCTGGGAGGCAACTGCAGGACTACCATCGTCATCTGCTGCTCTCCCTCCTCTTTTAATGAGGCTGAGACCAAATCTACTCTGATGTTTGGACAGAG GGCAAAGACCATTAAGAACACAGTAACTGTGAATGTGGAGTTGACAGCAGAGCAGTGGAAGAAAAAAtatgagaaggagaaagagaagaacaaGACTCTCCGCAACACCATTACCTGGCTGGAAAATGAACTCAACCGCTGGAGGAATG GCGAGACTGTGCCGATTGATGAGCAATATGACAAAGAGAAGGCCAACGCTGAGGTATTGGCTTTGGATAACACCATAAATAACGACAAGATAGCTTCCACTCCCAACATCCCTGGAGTGCGTCtgacagacactgagagagaaaagTGTGAGGCTGAGCTGGCCAAACTCTACAAGCAGCTTGATGATAAG GATGATGAGATAAATCAGCAGTCTCAGCTGGCTGAGAAGCTCAAGCAGCAGATGTTGGATCAGGAGGAG CTTCTGGCTTCTTCAAGGAGAGATCATGATAATCTGCAGGCAGAGCTAATGCGTCTGCAGATGGAGAACGATGCATCTAAGGAAGAGGTGAAGGAGGTGCTGCAGGCACTAGAGGAACTTGCTGTCAACTATGACCAGAAGAGCCAGGAGGTGGAGGATAAGACCAAGGAGTTTGAGACCCTCAGTGAGGAACTCAACCAGAAATCG AGTGTTTTAGCCACTTTAGACTCTGAGCTGCAGAAGCTAAAGGAGATGACCAACCACCAGAAGAAGAGGGTGACTgagatgatgtcatcactgctTAAAGACCTGGCAGAGATCGGCATTGCTGTGGGCAGCAATGACATCAAG CATGAGGGCAGTGGGATGATTGATGAGGAGTTTACTGTGGCCAGGCTTTACATCAGTAAGATGAAGTCAGAGGTCAAGACCCTGGTGAAGCGCAGCAAGCAGCTGGAAGCAGCTCAGGCCGATAGCAACAAGAAGATGGACGAGAACGAGAAGGAACTAGCTGCATGCCAGCTCCGCATCTCTCAG catGAGGCTAAAATTAAATCTCTAACCGAGTACCTCCAGAATGTGGAACAGAAAAAGAGGCAGCTGGAGGAAAATGTCGACTCGCTCAATGAGGAACTTGTCAAAATCAGTGCACAGG AGAAAGTTCACGCTatggagaaagagaatgagattCAAACAGCCAACGAGGTCAAG gCTGCGGTGGAGCAGCAGATCCAGAACCACAGGGAGGCTCATCAGAAACAGCTCAGCAGCCTGAGAGATGAACTCGAGACTAAAGAGAAACTCATTACTGAGCTACAGGA TATGAACCAGAagatcatgctggaacaggagcGTCTCCGGGTGGAACATGAGAAGCTCAAATCTATGGATCAGGATAAGAGCCGCAAGCTGCATGAGCTAAC GGTTATGCAGGACAGAAGGGAACAGGCCAGACAAGACCTCAAGGGCCTGGAGGAGACAGTT GCTAAAGAGCTGCAGACTCTCCATAACCTGcggaaattatttgtacaggACCTGGCAACCCGGGTCAAGAAG AGTGCTGAAATGGACTCGGATGACACTGGGGGCAGTGCAGCTCAAAAACAGAAGATCTCCTTCCTGGAGAACAATCTAGAACAGCTTACTAAAGTCCATAagcag CTGGTGCGTGATAATGCAGATCTTCGCTGTGAGCTGCCTAAGCTGGAGAAACGTCTGCGTGCGACTGCTGAGCGTGTGAAGGCTCTGGAGTCCGCACTGAAGGAGGCCAAAGAGAACGCAGCACGCGACCGCAAGCGCTATCAGCAGGAGGTGGACCGCATTAAAGAGGCTGTCAGAGCCAAGAACATGGCTCGCAGAGGACACTCGGCACAGATCG CCAAACCCATCAGACCAGGCCAGCCACCTGTGGCTTCTCCCACTCACCCCAACATCAACCGCCCTGCGGTGGGGCTCTTCAGTAACCAGACAGTGGCCATCCGGGGAGGAGGCGGAGCCAAACAGTAA